One stretch of Equus przewalskii isolate Varuska chromosome 9, EquPr2, whole genome shotgun sequence DNA includes these proteins:
- the ETFB gene encoding electron transfer flavoprotein subunit beta, whose product MAGLRALVAVKRVIDFAVKIRVKPDRTGVVTDGVKHSMNPFCEIAVEEAVRLKEKKLVKEIIAVSCGPAQCQETIRTALAMGADRGIHVEVPAAEADRLGPLQVARVLAKLAEKEKVDLVLLGKQAIDDDCNQTGQMTAGFLDWPQGTFASQVTLEGDKVKVEREIDGGLETLRLKLPAVVTADLRLNEPRYATLPNIMKAKKKKIEVIKPGDLGVDLTSKLSVVSVEDPPERTAGVKVETTEDLVAKLKEVGRI is encoded by the exons ATCCGGGTGAAGCCGGACAGGACCGGTGTGGTCACGGATGGCGTGAAGCACTCGATGAACCCCTTCTGCGAGATCGCGGTGGAGGAGGCCGTGCGGCTCAAGGAGAAGAAGCTGGTGAAGGAGATCATTGCTGTCAGCTGTGGGCCCGCCCAGTGCCAG GAGACCATCCGCACCGCTCTGGCCATGGGCGCAGACCGAGGCATCCACGTGGAGGTGCCAGCTGCAGAGGCGGATCGCCTGGGTCCCCTACAGGTGGCCCGGGTCCTGGCTAAGctggcagagaaggagaaggtggaCCTGGTGCTGCTGGGGAAGCAG GCCATCGATGATGACTGTAACCAGACCGGGCAGATGACAGCCGGATTTCTGGACTGGCCTCAG GGCACATTCGCCTCCCAGGTGACGCTGGAAGGGGACAAAGTGAAAGTGGAGCGAGAGATTGACGGGGGCCTGGAGACCCTGCGCCTGAAGCTGCCTGCCGTGGTGACCGCCGACCTGCGGCTCAACGAGCCCCGCTACGCCACGTTGCCCAACATCATG AAAGCCAAGAAGAAGAAGATCGAGGTGATCAAGCCCGGGGACCTGGGCGTGGACCTGACCTCCAAGCTCTCAGTGGTTAGCGTGGAGGACCCGCCTGAGCGCACAGCTGGCGTCAAGGTGGAGACCACAGAGGACCTGGTGGCCAAGCTGAAGGAGGTTGGGCGAATTTGA
- the VSIG10L gene encoding V-set and immunoglobulin domain-containing protein 10-like isoform X1, with protein MDTSRALRLLLLLASGGGVLALRTSSGVQRTNFSSDSEGSSRGPGSKLPTIKPPSWKFPDQSPDSKASADIPHAEWVPGALNSSYVPGSFWSNVSAEARNWTLDPTFSETPAPEVSSDVSGSQVPAKDTEPSFSVKTPAANISAQDTKVSVEAAVSTSSPGDLDLDFSAQIPESKVAAEARPASSFSQQVGGPLSVLVGATIQLPLVPVPSPGPPAPLVVWRRGSKVLAAGGLGPGAPLISLDPANRGRLRFDQARGGLELTSAQLEDAGVYTAEVIRAGVSREIREFTVGVYEPLPQLSVQPKTLETEEGAAELRLRCVGWGPGRGELSWSRDGRALEAADPAGAEPPRVRAEGNQLLISRPVRSDHARYTCRVRSPFGHREASADVSVFYGPDPPVITVSSDRNAAPALYVTAGSNVTLRCSAASRPPADIAWSLADPAEAAVPAGPRLLLPAVRQGHAGAYACLAANPRTGRRRRSLFNLTVADLPPGAPQCSVEGGPGDRSLRFRCSWPGGVPAASLQFQGLPEGVRAGPVPSALLAVVPAHPRLSGVPVTCHAHHLVTTRTCTVTPEAPREVLLHPMVAETRSGEAEVALEASGCLPPSRASWAREGRPLALGGGGRLRLSQDGRRLLIGNFSLDWDLGNYSVLCSGALGAGGDQITLIGPSISSWRLQRARDAAVLTWDVERGALISGFEIQAQSEQPDLGRATLYKDWVSLLILGPRERSAVVPLPSQSPRTWVLRILPTLGGQPGTPSQSRVYRAGPTLSPGAIAGIVLGSLLGLALLAALLLLCICCLCRFRGEAPKKKKCPPALTPVVPLPEKKMQSVTPVRTPQPLPLKVPLEDSSPTRAHQVTDPSPVITAGGGRKTVRTATQV; from the exons ATGGACACCTCACGGGCTCTgcggctcctcctgctcctgg cctctggaGGAGGGGTCCTCGCCCTCAGAACCTCTTCTGGAGTTCAGCGGACCAATTTCTCCTCGGACTCAGAAGGCTCTTCCCGGGGCCCGGGTTCAAAACTTCCCACCATCAAACCCCCCAGCTGGAAATTTCCGGATCAGTCTCCAGATTCAAAAGCCTCGGCTGATATTCCCCATGCCGAATGGGTTCCCGGGGCCCTGAATTCGAGCTACGTGCCTGGGTCCTTCTGGTCAAATGTTTCTGCTGAGGCCCGAAATTGGACCCTGGATCCCACCTTCTCTGAAACCCCCGCCCCTGAAGTATCTTCTGATGTCTCGGGTTCTCAAGTTCCTGCCAAAGACACGGAGCCTTCCTTCTCTGTTAAGACCCCAGCTGCAAACATTTCTGCTCAAGATACTAAAGTATCTGTTGAGGCTGCAGTTTCAACGTCCTCCCCCGGGGATCTGGATCTTGACTTCTCCGCCCAGATCCCCGAATCTAAAGTTGCTGCGGAGGCCCGTCCAGCCTCCAGCTTCTCCCAGCAGGTGGGGGGGCCTCTCTCAGTGCTGGTGGGGGCCACCATCCAGCTGCCCCTGGTTCCAGTCCCCAGCCCTGGACCCCCTGCTCCTCTGGTGGTCTGGCGCAGGGGCTCCAAGGTGCTGGCAGCagggggcctggggccaggggccCCTCTGATCAGCCTGGACCCGGCAAACCGAGGCCGCCTACGATTTGACCAGGCCCGAGGGGGTCTGGAACTCACTTCTGCCCAGCTAGAGGATGCCGGGGTGTACACGGCTGAAGTCATCCGTGCCGGAGTCTCCCGGGAGATTCGGGAGTTCACGGTGGGTGTGTATG agcccctgccccagctGTCGGTGCAGCCCAAGACCCTGGAGACAGAGGAGGGGGCGGCCGAGCTCCGGCTGCGCTGCGTGGGGTGGGGACCGGGTCGCGGGGAGCTGAGCTGGAGCCGGGACGGGCGCGCCCTGGAGGCTGCGGATCCTGCGGGAGCCGAGCCGCCCCGGGTCCGGGCAGAGGGCAACCAGCTGCTCATCTCGCGCCCGGTGCGCAGCGACCACGCCCGCTACACGTGCCGAGTCCGCAGCCCCTTCGGCCACAGGGAGGCCTCGGCCGACGTCAGCGTCTTCT ACGGCCCGGACCCGCCGGTCATCACGGTCTCCTCGGACCGCAACGCCGCCCCCGCCCTCTATGTCACCGCGGGCAGCAACGTGACCCTGCGCTGCTCCGCCGCCTCGCGGCCTCCCGCCGACATCGCGTGGAGCTTGGCCGACCCGGCCGAGGCCGCGGTGCCCGCGGGCCCGCGCCTCCTGCTGCCTGCGGTCCGGCAGGGCCACGCCGGCGCCTACGCCTGCCTCGCCGCGAACCCGCGCACCGGCCGCCGGCGCCGCTCGCTGTTCAACCTCACGGTAGCAG ATCTGCCCCCTGGGGCCCCACAGTGCTCAGTCGAAGGGGGTCCCGGGGACCGCAGCCTCCGCTTCCGCTGCTCGTGGCCCGGTGGggtccctgctgcctccctgcaGTTCCAGGGTCTCCCCGAAGGTGTCCGCGCAGGCCCGGTACCCTCTGCGCTTCTGGCCGTTGTCCCCGCTCACCCCCGGCTCAGCGGCGTTCCCGTCACCTGCCACGCTCACCACCTGGTGACCACACGCACCTGCACCGTCACGCCAG AAGCCCCTCGAGAGGTGCTGCTGCATCCGATGGTGGCAGAGACACGGTCAGGGGAGGCAGAGGTGGCGCTGGAGGCCTCTGGCTGTCTCCCACCTTCGCGAGCATCCTGGGCCCGGGAAGGGCGCCCCCtggccctgggaggtgggggacgCCTGCGGCTCAGTCAAGATGGGCGGAGGCTCCTCATTGGCAACTTCAGCCTGGATTGGGACCTGGGAAATTACTCCGTGTTGTGCAGTGGGGCGCTGGGTGCTGGGGGCGACCAGATCACCCTCATTG GACCCTCCATCTCCTCATGGAGGCTGCAGAGAGCCCGCGACGCAGCAGTGCTGACTTGGGACGTGGAGCGCGGGGCCCTGATCAGCGGTTTTGAGATCCAGGCACAGTCAGAGCAGCCTGACCTGGGCAGAGCTACCCTCTACAAGGACTGGGTCTCCCTGCTCATCCTGGGGCCCCGGGAGCGGTCAGCGGTGGTGCCCCTCCCTTCTCAGAGCCCCAGGACCTGGGTCTTGCGTATCCTGCCCACCCTGGGGGGCCAGCCAGGGACCCCATCGCAAAGCCGAGTCTACAGGGCCG GCCCCACCCTGAGCCCCGGGGCCATCGCTGGCATCGTCCTGGGCTCCCTACTGGGCCTGGCGCTCCTGGCAGCACTTCTCCTCCTGTGCATCTGCTGCCTGTGCCGCTTTCGGG GAGAGGCTCCTAAGAAAAAGAAGTGTCCCCCGGCCTTGACCCCTGTGGTGCCCCTACCTGAAAAGAAGATGCAGAGTGTGACCCCAGTGCGGACCCCACAGCCTCTGCCCCTCAAAGTCCCGCTAGAGGACTCTAGCCCAACCAGGGCCCACCAA gTCACCGACCCCAGTCCAGTCATCACTGCAGGTGGGGGCCGGAAGACTGTTCGAACAGCCACGCAGGTGTGA
- the VSIG10L gene encoding V-set and immunoglobulin domain-containing protein 10-like isoform X2 has product MDTSRALRLLLLLASGGGVLALRTSSGVQRTNFSSDSEGSSRGPGSKLPTIKPPSWKFPDQSPDSKASADIPHAEWVPGALNSSYVPGSFWSNVSAEARNWTLDPTFSETPAPEVSSDVSGSQVPAKDTEPSFSVKTPAANISAQDTKVSVEAAVSTSSPGDLDLDFSAQIPESKVAAEARPASSFSQQVGGPLSVLVGATIQLPLVPVPSPGPPAPLVVWRRGSKVLAAGGLGPGAPLISLDPANRGRLRFDQARGGLELTSAQLEDAGVYTAEVIRAGVSREIREFTVGVYEPLPQLSVQPKTLETEEGAAELRLRCVGWGPGRGELSWSRDGRALEAADPAGAEPPRVRAEGNQLLISRPVRSDHARYTCRVRSPFGHREASADVSVFYGPDPPVITVSSDRNAAPALYVTAGSNVTLRCSAASRPPADIAWSLADPAEAAVPAGPRLLLPAVRQGHAGAYACLAANPRTGRRRRSLFNLTVADLPPGAPQCSVEGGPGDRSLRFRCSWPGGVPAASLQFQGLPEGVRAGPVPSALLAVVPAHPRLSGVPVTCHAHHLVTTRTCTVTPGPSISSWRLQRARDAAVLTWDVERGALISGFEIQAQSEQPDLGRATLYKDWVSLLILGPRERSAVVPLPSQSPRTWVLRILPTLGGQPGTPSQSRVYRAGPTLSPGAIAGIVLGSLLGLALLAALLLLCICCLCRFRGEAPKKKKCPPALTPVVPLPEKKMQSVTPVRTPQPLPLKVPLEDSSPTRAHQVTDPSPVITAGGGRKTVRTATQV; this is encoded by the exons ATGGACACCTCACGGGCTCTgcggctcctcctgctcctgg cctctggaGGAGGGGTCCTCGCCCTCAGAACCTCTTCTGGAGTTCAGCGGACCAATTTCTCCTCGGACTCAGAAGGCTCTTCCCGGGGCCCGGGTTCAAAACTTCCCACCATCAAACCCCCCAGCTGGAAATTTCCGGATCAGTCTCCAGATTCAAAAGCCTCGGCTGATATTCCCCATGCCGAATGGGTTCCCGGGGCCCTGAATTCGAGCTACGTGCCTGGGTCCTTCTGGTCAAATGTTTCTGCTGAGGCCCGAAATTGGACCCTGGATCCCACCTTCTCTGAAACCCCCGCCCCTGAAGTATCTTCTGATGTCTCGGGTTCTCAAGTTCCTGCCAAAGACACGGAGCCTTCCTTCTCTGTTAAGACCCCAGCTGCAAACATTTCTGCTCAAGATACTAAAGTATCTGTTGAGGCTGCAGTTTCAACGTCCTCCCCCGGGGATCTGGATCTTGACTTCTCCGCCCAGATCCCCGAATCTAAAGTTGCTGCGGAGGCCCGTCCAGCCTCCAGCTTCTCCCAGCAGGTGGGGGGGCCTCTCTCAGTGCTGGTGGGGGCCACCATCCAGCTGCCCCTGGTTCCAGTCCCCAGCCCTGGACCCCCTGCTCCTCTGGTGGTCTGGCGCAGGGGCTCCAAGGTGCTGGCAGCagggggcctggggccaggggccCCTCTGATCAGCCTGGACCCGGCAAACCGAGGCCGCCTACGATTTGACCAGGCCCGAGGGGGTCTGGAACTCACTTCTGCCCAGCTAGAGGATGCCGGGGTGTACACGGCTGAAGTCATCCGTGCCGGAGTCTCCCGGGAGATTCGGGAGTTCACGGTGGGTGTGTATG agcccctgccccagctGTCGGTGCAGCCCAAGACCCTGGAGACAGAGGAGGGGGCGGCCGAGCTCCGGCTGCGCTGCGTGGGGTGGGGACCGGGTCGCGGGGAGCTGAGCTGGAGCCGGGACGGGCGCGCCCTGGAGGCTGCGGATCCTGCGGGAGCCGAGCCGCCCCGGGTCCGGGCAGAGGGCAACCAGCTGCTCATCTCGCGCCCGGTGCGCAGCGACCACGCCCGCTACACGTGCCGAGTCCGCAGCCCCTTCGGCCACAGGGAGGCCTCGGCCGACGTCAGCGTCTTCT ACGGCCCGGACCCGCCGGTCATCACGGTCTCCTCGGACCGCAACGCCGCCCCCGCCCTCTATGTCACCGCGGGCAGCAACGTGACCCTGCGCTGCTCCGCCGCCTCGCGGCCTCCCGCCGACATCGCGTGGAGCTTGGCCGACCCGGCCGAGGCCGCGGTGCCCGCGGGCCCGCGCCTCCTGCTGCCTGCGGTCCGGCAGGGCCACGCCGGCGCCTACGCCTGCCTCGCCGCGAACCCGCGCACCGGCCGCCGGCGCCGCTCGCTGTTCAACCTCACGGTAGCAG ATCTGCCCCCTGGGGCCCCACAGTGCTCAGTCGAAGGGGGTCCCGGGGACCGCAGCCTCCGCTTCCGCTGCTCGTGGCCCGGTGGggtccctgctgcctccctgcaGTTCCAGGGTCTCCCCGAAGGTGTCCGCGCAGGCCCGGTACCCTCTGCGCTTCTGGCCGTTGTCCCCGCTCACCCCCGGCTCAGCGGCGTTCCCGTCACCTGCCACGCTCACCACCTGGTGACCACACGCACCTGCACCGTCACGCCAG GACCCTCCATCTCCTCATGGAGGCTGCAGAGAGCCCGCGACGCAGCAGTGCTGACTTGGGACGTGGAGCGCGGGGCCCTGATCAGCGGTTTTGAGATCCAGGCACAGTCAGAGCAGCCTGACCTGGGCAGAGCTACCCTCTACAAGGACTGGGTCTCCCTGCTCATCCTGGGGCCCCGGGAGCGGTCAGCGGTGGTGCCCCTCCCTTCTCAGAGCCCCAGGACCTGGGTCTTGCGTATCCTGCCCACCCTGGGGGGCCAGCCAGGGACCCCATCGCAAAGCCGAGTCTACAGGGCCG GCCCCACCCTGAGCCCCGGGGCCATCGCTGGCATCGTCCTGGGCTCCCTACTGGGCCTGGCGCTCCTGGCAGCACTTCTCCTCCTGTGCATCTGCTGCCTGTGCCGCTTTCGGG GAGAGGCTCCTAAGAAAAAGAAGTGTCCCCCGGCCTTGACCCCTGTGGTGCCCCTACCTGAAAAGAAGATGCAGAGTGTGACCCCAGTGCGGACCCCACAGCCTCTGCCCCTCAAAGTCCCGCTAGAGGACTCTAGCCCAACCAGGGCCCACCAA gTCACCGACCCCAGTCCAGTCATCACTGCAGGTGGGGGCCGGAAGACTGTTCGAACAGCCACGCAGGTGTGA